DNA from Flavobacterium aestivum:
GAACACAACGAGCTATTTCTTTCTCTCCTTTAATTTTTATGGCTTTAAGATATGGGGATATTATTGTAGCCGATGAATTTGAGAGAAGTTTACACCCTGAAATTGCACAATATATTTTAAGGTTATTTAACGATCCAGAAGTGAATACAAAAGGTGCACAATTTATATTTGCAACTCATGATACGACTCTATTAAGTCCTGGAAATAACTTGCGGCGAGATCAAATCAATTTAATTGAGAAAAATTCCAAAGGTGAAACAGAATTATATACTGTTTCCGATATTAAAGGAATTAGAGAAGGGAATTTTGAAAAATGGTATTTGGAAGGTAGATTAGGTGCTGTACCTAATATTGCAAGAGAAACTTTTAGGCATGAATTAATTGAGTTTATAAATTCATAATTATGGCTAAAAGACCCAATAATACTTTTAAAGCAAGAGAGTTTAAATCTAAAGTTTTGATTCTCTGTGAAGGATTGACTGAGAAAAATTATTTTAATGCAATGAAAGAGGATTTTCGTTTGTCAAAAACAATTGCTGTAAATGTTTTTCAAAGTAATAAAGTAGATTGCAAAGGAGTTGTTGAAGAGGCAATAAAGAAAGCTAAGCGAGATGGATTTGGTGAAATATTCGTGGTTTTCGATCATGATAATCAGGCAAAAAGAGATGAAGCTTTCAGGTTAGCATCGGATAAAAATATTAAAGTGATTTTTTCTAGTATTTGTTTTGAGTCTTGGTATTTGTATCATTTTAAAAATTCCACAAAGGCATTTGCATCAGAAGAAGTCCTAGAAAAAGAATTAAAGAAATGTATTGGTATGGAAAATTATGAGAAAAACGATTTTAAACATTATTCGATATTAAAAGATAAGTTGACCATTGCTAAATCAAATGCTGAAAATATTAGATTGTCTGTTGTTGAAAATAATTATGGTGTTGAAATTTTTAATTTAAATCCATATACTAACGTTGATGAATTGGTACTATTTTTAGAAAATCAAAAACAATAAAAAAAGGAGTTTCAAATTTGAAACTCCTTTAAAGTATAAGAACGAATAGAAATTTACTCCACCAATTCAACCATTTTATATTCTCCTTCAACGAGAACTTTAGTCAAACCATGCTTAGATAAATTTTTCATTGATGCATCCCATTTTTTACCGCTTAAATTCGCAGTAATTTTTAGTTGCTGAAGATCCATTTTATTTTCATTTCCTTTCAATAAGTCTACGATAAATTTCTCTTCGTCTGATAATTCAATTGTCTGTTTTTTCTCCGGACGCATTTGAGGGAAGAACAATACTTCTTGAATCGATGCATTGTTGGTCAGGAACATCATCAAACGGTCCATTCCAATTCCTAAACCAGAGGTTGGAGGCATACCGTATTCTAATGCTCTCAAGAAATCCTCATCAATTGTACCAGTAGCTTCATCATCACCTTTTTCAGCCAATCGCATTTGGTCTTCAAAACGCTCTCTTTGGTCAATAGGGTCATTCAATTCAGAGTAAGCATTTGCTACTTCTTTACCACAAACCATCAATTCAAAACGTTCAGTCAAATCTGGATTGTCACGGTGTTGTTTACAAAGCGGAGACATTTCCTTTGGATAATCTGTGATGAATGTTGGCTGAATGTAATTTCCTTCGCATTTAGCGCCAAAAATTTCATCAATCAATTTTCCTTTACCCATTGTTTTGTCTACTTCAATTCCCATTCCTTTAGCAGCTTCATATAATTCAGCTTCGCTTTTTCCGGAAATATCAAAACCAGTAAAATGTTTGATAGAATCTGTCATTGTAACGCGAGCGTAAGGCGCTTTGAAGTTGATTTTATGTTCTCCAAAAGTTGCTTCGCTGGTACCATTTACACCAATAGCGCAATGTTCCAACAAGTTTTCGGTAAAATCCATCATCCAGTTGTAGTCTTTGTAGGCTACATATATTTCCATTGCGGTAAATTCTGGGTTGTGAGTTCTGTCCATTCCTTCGTTACGGAAGTTTTTAGAAAACTCATACACACCGTCAAAACCACCAACAATCAATCTTTTTAAATACAATTCATTAGCAATACGCATGTATAGCGGAATGTCAAGCGAGTTGTGATGCGTGATAAAAGGTCTTGCCGCAGCACCACCAGGGATAGATTGCAAAACAGGAGTTTCAACCTCCAAATATCCTTTATCATTAAAGAAAGAACGCATCGAGTTGAACAATTTTGTTCTCTTGATAAACGTTTCTTTCACATTTTGATTCACTGTCAAATCCACATAACGCATTCTGTAACGCAATTCGGCGTCGTTAAAAGCATCAAATACTTTTCCGTCTTCGTCCACTTTTGGTAGAGGTAACGGACGTAACGTTTTGCTCAAGAAAGTAAATCCGCTTACACGAATACATTTCGCACCTACTTGCGTGGTAAACAATTCTCCTTCAATACCAATAAAATCACCTAAATCGGTCAGTTTTTTAAATACCTGATTGTATAACGTTTTATCATCACCTTCACACAAAACATCACGATTCACGTATAACTGAATACGTCCTTCGCTATCCTGTAATTCGGCGAAACAAGCTTTCCCTTGATCTCTAACACTCATCAAACGTCCGGCAACAATCACCTTCTTACCTTCTTCAAAGTTTTCTTTTACTTGCTTTGAAGTATGATTTACAGGAAAAAGATTAGCAGGATAAGGGTTAATTCCCAAATTGCGTAAGTTTTGAAGTTTTTCTCTACGGATAATTTCTTGTTCGGATAATGCCATTTCGTTCTGATTTTTAAGTGCGCAAAGATAACAAATTGATTGCAGATTTCAGAATGCAGGTTTTAGATTTTTTGGAGCAGAAATTTTAGTCTTTTCCTCAACATTTCACCTGCTGTCCACTGTATTCCCGATTAATAAAAACTACGGCTAAAAAGCCTTGTTTTTCTAAATCGGGAGATGCCGTTTCCATCAGGGCTATTTTACA
Protein-coding regions in this window:
- a CDS encoding RloB family protein; the protein is MKEDFRLSKTIAVNVFQSNKVDCKGVVEEAIKKAKRDGFGEIFVVFDHDNQAKRDEAFRLASDKNIKVIFSSICFESWYLYHFKNSTKAFASEEVLEKELKKCIGMENYEKNDFKHYSILKDKLTIAKSNAENIRLSVVENNYGVEIFNLNPYTNVDELVLFLENQKQ
- the lysS gene encoding lysine--tRNA ligase; the encoded protein is MALSEQEIIRREKLQNLRNLGINPYPANLFPVNHTSKQVKENFEEGKKVIVAGRLMSVRDQGKACFAELQDSEGRIQLYVNRDVLCEGDDKTLYNQVFKKLTDLGDFIGIEGELFTTQVGAKCIRVSGFTFLSKTLRPLPLPKVDEDGKVFDAFNDAELRYRMRYVDLTVNQNVKETFIKRTKLFNSMRSFFNDKGYLEVETPVLQSIPGGAAARPFITHHNSLDIPLYMRIANELYLKRLIVGGFDGVYEFSKNFRNEGMDRTHNPEFTAMEIYVAYKDYNWMMDFTENLLEHCAIGVNGTSEATFGEHKINFKAPYARVTMTDSIKHFTGFDISGKSEAELYEAAKGMGIEVDKTMGKGKLIDEIFGAKCEGNYIQPTFITDYPKEMSPLCKQHRDNPDLTERFELMVCGKEVANAYSELNDPIDQRERFEDQMRLAEKGDDEATGTIDEDFLRALEYGMPPTSGLGIGMDRLMMFLTNNASIQEVLFFPQMRPEKKQTIELSDEEKFIVDLLKGNENKMDLQQLKITANLSGKKWDASMKNLSKHGLTKVLVEGEYKMVELVE